The Arachis ipaensis cultivar K30076 chromosome B07, Araip1.1, whole genome shotgun sequence genomic interval ATCATCCAGAATTTCATCATCTCTCCTTCCCCAAATCAGACCTACCGATTTGCTTGCAAAATAGGACGCTCAAACAACTCGGACCGTCCGAGTTGTGGCACCTGACATTAGAAAAATAACTGCCCCACAATTGTGTATTGTGCTCCCATGCATCCATATCCAGATAACACATACACAAAACCTCCATATCAATAAAAATGAGCCCATACCGTTTGTAACTTTTTGTAGCAATATATGcattatttgaattttctatCATTCTTCATACATGTTCCTTGTTCTATCTAATTATAATTGTCTCTATTTTTGTATGTATTTGCAAGAAAATGCAAGCTGTTTTGTAGATATGGTAATGCAAACATTCAATGATAAACTAATGGTTGTTGTAAAAGACTTCATTGATGTTATATTAAGCGTAGTTTTAAGCATCGTATTTGTGGGTTGGCCATTATATTTTTAGTCAAAGATATTAACTAAAAATTATAGATAAATTATTATAGAAAATTATAAAACTTTGAATTTTGTTATTTTAGatattattgaatttaaatatttaaaattatatattaaatttttaaataacttaaaaaaatatatttaaatttatcgTCGAATTTACTGTTGATTAAATCAGCCGTCGTTGTGTCACTCTTTCTATCTATCTCTCATTCTTTCCCTTCTCTACACTGTCGAGatgaagtaaaactaaaataatcatATAATTTAAGAGTTCTGCACATCCTGTTTAATAAGCTATAAAAAGTGGTTCCTTTATTCAATTCCCTTTCTCATGTCATTTGAGAACATTCAATTGGTATTAGAGTTTAGACTTAAGGGACAAAATTAACAATTTGGGATTAACAATCCATGACAACTAACATTGTGACGTATATTCTGACGCAAAGACAATTCAATAATAGGTCACCATACTTCAatgaaactaactaaataactatgCCTATTGAAAAGAAAAGATGAGGATCATCGTACAATCCACAGACTACAACATATGAAAGATTATCCTCGATGGACCAGATAATTCCTACCAATGTCAATGCAAAATAAAATGTGGTTCCAAAGAAAGATAATGAATGGAATGGCGAAGACAAGAAGAAAATCGAGTAAAATGGAAAGGCAATTAATCTGATGTATTATGCAATTATTTTTGAGAAATTTAGAAAAGTCTCAAGGTGAAAAATTACAAAGAAAATATAGGATAAGCTGCTGCTCACTTCAGAAGGGCTGGATTGAACAAGTTCAAGAAACTCAAGTTGATATGCTTATGAAAGAATATTAGATGTTTTTCATGAAGGAAGATGAAGGCATAAACGAGATATTATTTGAAAGGTTCTCCATTATTATTAATAATCTTGATATTATGGAGAAGAAACACGACGAAGAAGAATTTGTGAGAAAGATTCTAAGAAGCCTTATCAAACAAGGGAGACCAAGAGCACTACTTTACTAAGGGAacaatctgaaaaaaaaaatctcttaTAATGAGTTGAGAAAAACACTATTGACTTATGAACAAACTCACCTAAgccaaaaacctaaaaaaaaaaagttgatttGAAGTCAAAGATTTCCTCTAAGGACGAAGAAACAGAAGAtgatatttttttcaataataatcTCGTATTCTTTGCTAAAATACTAAAGAGGCTGATGAGAttaaaaagaaaagcaaaaaaaaaattttttttaagggaCTTCAAAAGAGACCAAAGTAATGTAATCTGCAACAATTGCACAAAATCTGGCCATTGTCTGACTGTCtgcaaaaaaagaaagaggacatcatcaaaaaggagaaggagaaggtgcTTGTGATATCATTGAAGGATCTCGAAAATGATACTGATGATAAAGATTCTGACCATGAAATCCAAATTTTTCTCATAGCTAATAAAATCAATATTGATGAggtggatttcaaaatttttcttcttctttttcttcggcTAGTCACTATCATctccatcaccatcatcatcaaacTTCACCTTCATGACCATCAACGTGGCACCACCTTCGCCGAACcaacctctattttcttctttatcttctccctcttctcctctttttcttcctTGATCACGCCATTTCCAGAACCACCATCTTCTCCCTCTGTTTTACCACCAACAGTTACCACCTTTGTGGttccttcttcctcctcttcttttctttctcgcTCTCATCCAACCTCCCTCAATAGCTCACCCTAAATCTTCTCTGCGTCACCAAGATCCTTGCCGCCTTACCATCCTTTATGCTGCCTCCGCTAACAACTCCTTCTTCCTTGACTGGTACACTGTCCAGAGCCATTTGCCCTGCCTCATCTTTCGCAAGCGCTACAAGAGCCCCCACATGACATCTAGTGAGATATTCAAGCTCGTCACTGAGGCCTTTCGGTTGCCCCCAATTTTTGTCTTCTTGTATATACGAAGTGTATGCTAAATTGTTAATGATATATGAATTACTAGCTTTATGATATTGTCAAAGTTAATGCAAAAAGAGTTTTAAGGCTGTGGAGGTAGATAGTAATGATAATGGGtctgaaaaagagagaaaagaggaggaggaggaggaggaggaatagGAGAGGGGTGTTTTAGTCCCTATAACCATTTGGAATTGACACACAACACTTGGCATTGACACATCATATGCCACCTGACACATCAGACGTCACCTGACACATCAGACGGACAACTCGTTGTCAACTAATTGCAAGGGTTGATTTGTCCAATTTTATTAATGAATGAGGCTTAGTTGAGATTTAAAAATGATTAATGTGCGATATATCTTAAAAAaatgtcaaaaataaaaaaaatatttatcctAAAGAATAGGAATAAATAGTATATTTTAGACATGTATTAAGctctttatttatattatttgaagggtggatttaaaaaaaatctgaataaATTAATGTGAGATATATATAGAATATTAGGCAAATATATACGAGGCAGATTACGTTTTTTATGAACCCACACGTCTCTAAAAACGATGCTCTTGGACCTATTATAATTTTAGAATCTAAAAGCTAGAttctaacaaaaataattatgaaaTCTGTATTTCTTTGGTTCAGCCATCTATTTATGTATGAGGAGTGTTAGGTGGTCAGTAGAATTTGTGATATTTAGTCATCAATTaactattattaatatttttaatagtgtgaaatgAGATCTAATGATGTAGGATTAATCATTTTTTCTTTGATGATTAAGTGCTGTTCAGATTTCAACAAAAATGCTGGTCCTAAATTTTTTCTTTGTGTATTATCATTGTTCTAATTTTAATCCTCGCAGATTGCACCATAACAAGTAGTAGGTTAGAGTATCTGTTAGTCTGCCATTCTATGAGAATGCAAGGTAAATAATGGACTTTTAAATCTAGTAATGAAAAATCaccaatagaaaatagaaagatttaaaaaaaaagaaagaaaagtaaattaactcATCTTGTTTAGTGATTAGAAGTTAGAACTCAATGATTCAGTCTATAATCTTCCTAGTATATAGGATAAGCAGTATGCCATTATTCAACCGATTCAAGTAAAATAATATATGGTTGAGACGTACAAGAAAAATGGGATTAGAACTCTTAAATTTGACAATACAGATGAATTACATCCTCTctataaataaataaagcatAAGTGCATAACTGAAAATTTCAAGATATAACAACCACTTTGTGTAAGGCATGATGATgtataatcaattaatcattatgTCCATAAACTAAAAATCAAAAGAATAAGGTCAACACTTTACCTCTTCCAGGTAATAATGTAATATTATAAGTTAAAGCCCGCCATCGTTGAAGAATTGTAGTCCTTTGCTAATAGGAGAGAGATGATTTTTTAACACAATACTCAGTCTCAACTAATATTCATTCTTTTACCGTCTTTAAAGTATAATTTGGTACTCATTCTACCATCCAAgttctatgtttttttttttttatcattaattaattaaagatGAAAACTATACTTAAAAGTGTTTATTTTGGTAAAGTGTTTATTTTNNNNNNNNNNNNNNNNNNNNNNNNNNNNNNNNNNNNNNNNNNNNNNNNNNNNNNNNNNNNNNNNNNNNNNNNNNNNNNNNNNNNNNNNNNNNNNNNNNNNNNNNNNNNNNNNNNNNNNNNNNNNNNNNNNNNNNNNNNNNNNNNNNNNNNNNNNNNNNNNNNNNNTTAAAAATTaagggtatttttttttttgagtaaaCCACAAAAAATATACCCGAATTATTTTGGTGCTGATAAAAATGCTTTCAAATTTTTCTATCGACAAAAATGTCCTCAAATTATTTAAAACGCGATAAAAATGcccaacattaaatatgtattctcAAAAAGtattttagagattgaattttaaaacatttttttgtaagcatgattagaaaaatgagatatttttatcttcaaaatttgatgattttttgttaaatatatatttttttttgtaatttttttgtcaaccatcaataatacttttcaaaaataaaaaatattagagatcAATTTTTTATCgaattttttgtatatattttgtaaataattatcaacgtattcttataaaattttggatcaaatgtATAAATAATTTGTCAAATACAAAATCATTCTCtacttataaaaaaataataatattttagacATTTTTAtcgcatttttaaattatttgataatatttttgttaataataaaatttaagagCATTGTTGTCGGTGCAAAATAATTAGAGTGCATTTttagtgttttatttttttttatttataaaaaaagaatCGAAATGTCAcctctccaaaaaaaaaaaaattccccaAACCATGCCTAATTAACAGTTTAACACAGTAAAGCACTGAAAAACGATTCAATACCGTACAAACACAGGTTGAGCAGCACACAAACATCAAATGacgaaatctttggtggaacaaaCAAGTTTGATTATCGGCAGCATCACATATAAGGCTTAATCTACTTCACAAACaacattaaaaagaaaagagaaaagaaaacataaactgaAGCAGCTAGCAATTATTCTTCAAGCAACAAGGTGGAAATGCATGAAGGGCACATTAATTAGACACAGAAACCGCATTCATGAACTCTTGGTCAGATTCCAACGCACACATTGAATCTGGAAAAAGACACATTTCCAAGTCAACGCTTCCACCTCCTTCGCGGCCAGGGTATGACGTTACTTTCCCATCAAATTTATTAGCATATCCACTCAGAACCGCCACCGCTTTCCCCATTCCAAATTCATTCCCATACATGTTGAATCTCGGTGAACTACCCATCATCACACTAGCCGGTTCAAAGAACCGAGCATGTTGATAGATCACTGGAGACTTTAACCACTCTTTGAGAAACTCAAGCGTCACTCCATTATTATGGTTCACAACAGCCAGGTGGATCTTCCACGCTGCCCAACCCAGATCATGTTCAAGCAATTCCCCTGCTGTCATTGCTGCACTCACCGCATGAAGTACGTTCCCAAAGTATTCCGGAGGCAGAGGAGGTTCCATTCTGCTTCGATTGTTCATTGCCAGCTTGCAACTCGTCTTTCTATCATGCGGTAATCTGCGAGCACGAGTGATGCATCTCCAAACAAGTGCTGACAATGATTGGAATGAAGAGATCTTGGTGGTGTTGGATTCCTGGTTTGCCTTTGCTTTCAGCTTGGCAATGGATTCTGCACTGAAGTGGAAGATCCTCTCTCTGAGTTTTGGTGCTTCGAATCTACAGACAAACTCGTCATGGTGTTTGAATGGGAGATTGATTATTGGGCCACAACCCTGTGGAAACCAGCGCTTGTGAATGGGCTTGTGGGAAATGTTGGCAACATCAACGTCTTGTTCCCCTTTGAATTTAGATTGAGAATGAGATTGAAAGATCTTAGACCAAGCGTTGAAGAAGTTCCAGTAAGAAGTGCCATCAGCGAGGGAATGGTTCATGGAGCAGCCAATAAAAACGCCGTCGATTAGTTCAGTGACTTTGATGGTTAAGAGGGACACGTGGTGGCCGTCATGACTGACGGCTCTGTCATGATCAAAGAACGACTGAACAATCGGAGGGACGTCAACGGGGGAGAGGATATCAGATACGGTGAGATCCACCGTTGCGTGGATGAATTTTGCTCCGGGAGAGTTGACGCAGTCAACGGAGACAGAATAAGAGGGAGGGTCTTGGGTTTGGTGAGTAACAAGGCGACCAGCCAAGGGATAGAAATGGATAAGGGTAAGAGAGAGTGAGTGTTTGAGATCGTGCAATAGATTTTGGGTGAAATTTTGAGGTTGGTTTTGTGGCTTCTTGAAGAGAAGTCCCTTTTGGATGTAATGGACGGAGAGCATGGCAAGATCCCATGGTGTTAGGTGGCACAGTTGTGTTGAGTCTTGCGTGCTGTGGTGTGGCTTCACGAAGCATTCCGAAACAGGGGATGTGCTATTCATCGTTTAATCAATCAATTTTAAGAGGGGTTGAAGTGGAAGCGGCCAGGGACGCATGTGTTGTCTGATTATATAAAGGAGACGGAGAGGGTGGCAAAAGAAACGAGTGTCCTTATGcgatatttgtacaatgtgtataatag includes:
- the LOC107605847 gene encoding uncharacterized acetyltransferase At3g50280, whose amino-acid sequence is MNSTSPVSECFVKPHHSTQDSTQLCHLTPWDLAMLSVHYIQKGLLFKKPQNQPQNFTQNLLHDLKHSLSLTLIHFYPLAGRLVTHQTQDPPSYSVSVDCVNSPGAKFIHATVDLTVSDILSPVDVPPIVQSFFDHDRAVSHDGHHVSLLTIKVTELIDGVFIGCSMNHSLADGTSYWNFFNAWSKIFQSHSQSKFKGEQDVDVANISHKPIHKRWFPQGCGPIINLPFKHHDEFVCRFEAPKLRERIFHFSAESIAKLKAKANQESNTTKISSFQSLSALVWRCITRARRLPHDRKTSCKLAMNNRSRMEPPLPPEYFGNVLHAVSAAMTAGELLEHDLGWAAWKIHLAVVNHNNGVTLEFLKEWLKSPVIYQHARFFEPASVMMGSSPRFNMYGNEFGMGKAVAVLSGYANKFDGKVTSYPGREGGGSVDLEMCLFPDSMCALESDQEFMNAVSVSN